The Desulfomicrobium orale DSM 12838 genome includes a window with the following:
- a CDS encoding TrbI/VirB10 family protein, with product MDFRELFQVKKKKDEDLSASTVPGVRRLNNVPILICAVAVAIFVMIVFKIMHDRANEQAAEKKQSETRAADGAAQYAAAVTNPWADQTIIAAETHPPFQMPEMSEESRSADEPKPKIFIPPQFQAMNMSIPAPPKVDWMEQHRERIRQQRLAALSSAVTNPTAAKDAADTGSRSRLSPGGDPVADYLNKVQQIQQGVTGTPPAGGLAAGRTDSASSVNSFERTGWYLDSSMQDPLTPYSLQAGFVIPAIMLSGINSELPGQVMAQVSRNVYDTPTGRYLLIPQGSRLIGAYNSGIQYGQSRILMAWQRIVFPDGRTLDLGAMPGADQAGYAGFRDQVNNHYFRLFTSAVLLSGVIAGVELSQNKDSKGSNTDTSDSQRASDALSEALGQSLGQALAELFRKNLSIAPTLEIRPGYRFNVMVTQDITFEEAYTPKIKY from the coding sequence ATGGACTTCCGAGAGCTTTTTCAGGTCAAGAAGAAAAAGGACGAGGACCTGAGCGCGAGCACTGTACCCGGCGTCCGCAGGCTCAATAACGTACCGATTCTGATCTGCGCCGTGGCGGTCGCCATATTCGTCATGATCGTTTTCAAAATCATGCATGACCGCGCAAACGAGCAGGCCGCCGAAAAAAAGCAGAGCGAAACTAGGGCCGCAGATGGCGCGGCGCAGTATGCCGCCGCAGTCACAAATCCGTGGGCCGATCAGACAATCATAGCGGCCGAAACTCATCCGCCTTTCCAGATGCCGGAAATGTCCGAAGAGTCCAGGTCGGCTGACGAGCCCAAACCCAAGATTTTTATCCCGCCGCAGTTCCAGGCGATGAATATGAGTATCCCGGCCCCGCCGAAAGTTGACTGGATGGAGCAGCATCGGGAGCGCATCAGGCAGCAGCGCCTGGCGGCGCTCTCATCGGCTGTCACGAATCCGACAGCGGCCAAAGATGCTGCGGATACAGGCAGCCGATCCCGGCTCTCACCGGGCGGCGATCCTGTGGCGGACTATCTGAACAAGGTCCAGCAGATTCAACAGGGCGTCACCGGTACTCCTCCAGCCGGAGGACTGGCCGCTGGCCGGACTGATTCGGCCAGCTCTGTAAACTCTTTTGAACGGACAGGCTGGTATCTGGACTCCTCGATGCAGGACCCGCTTACTCCGTATAGCCTGCAAGCCGGGTTCGTGATCCCGGCGATCATGCTTTCCGGCATCAATTCCGAGCTGCCGGGGCAAGTGATGGCCCAGGTCAGCCGCAATGTCTATGACACGCCGACCGGGCGCTATCTGCTCATTCCGCAAGGCTCCCGGCTCATCGGGGCATACAACTCCGGCATTCAGTACGGCCAAAGCCGCATTCTCATGGCGTGGCAGCGCATTGTCTTCCCGGATGGCCGGACCCTCGATCTCGGTGCCATGCCGGGCGCTGATCAGGCCGGGTATGCTGGTTTCCGCGACCAGGTAAACAATCATTATTTCCGTCTGTTCACCTCCGCCGTCTTACTTTCTGGCGTCATTGCTGGCGTGGAGCTGAGCCAGAACAAAGACAGTAAAGGCAGCAACACGGACACCAGCGACAGTCAGCGGGCTTCCGATGCGCTTTCCGAGGCCCTGGGGCAAAGTCTTGGCCAAGCGCTGGCAGAGCTTTTCCGGAAAAATCTGTCCATCGCTCCGACCCTGGAAATTCGGCCCGGCTATCGGTTTAATGTCATGGTTACGCAAGATATAACTTTTGAAGAAGCATATACGCCAAAAATAAAATATTAG
- a CDS encoding IS4 family transposase — translation MCGKRNHHNILPHKEILDLSHHNTLFSQTLSLIPRHVFQKLERRHKTGRSSRQFGFKEQFTVMAFIQLAARRSMRDGLRCLEAAGNRLYHWGLKNVARSTFADANNSRPVGFFKDLFAEMYGLCAAKAPKHKFRFKSKLFSLDATTIKLCLSLFPWASFRQAKGGVKVHTLLDHDGHIPAFATVTDAKTHESRIAQAMELPRGSIVVFDKGFISYPWFRILGAKGVFFVTRLKRNAVFKLLERRLVNRKTGVTSDHIIEVSSRGKSLRLRRIGYRDQETGKHYEFLTNHFRLSAKTIADIYKDRWQIELFFKEIKQNLRIKTFVGNSENAVLIQIYTALTVYLLLAYQKFLSRLGLSVQQLFQLIQLNLLGEASLDELLNPRRRKFDNSYNFTLLDYIA, via the coding sequence ATGTGTGGTAAAAGAAATCACCACAACATCTTGCCACACAAGGAGATTCTGGACTTGAGTCACCATAATACACTATTCTCCCAGACGCTATCTCTGATTCCCAGACATGTTTTTCAGAAACTCGAAAGACGGCACAAAACCGGGCGCTCGTCGCGTCAATTCGGTTTCAAGGAGCAGTTCACGGTCATGGCCTTCATCCAGCTTGCCGCAAGACGTTCCATGCGCGATGGCCTGCGCTGCCTTGAGGCTGCGGGAAACCGCCTGTATCACTGGGGACTGAAAAACGTGGCCCGCTCGACCTTTGCTGACGCGAACAATTCTCGCCCCGTAGGCTTTTTCAAGGATCTGTTCGCCGAGATGTACGGCCTGTGCGCCGCAAAAGCCCCGAAGCACAAATTCCGTTTCAAATCCAAATTGTTCAGTCTGGACGCCACCACCATAAAGCTTTGCCTGTCGCTTTTTCCCTGGGCCTCGTTTCGGCAGGCCAAGGGCGGCGTCAAAGTACATACCTTGCTGGATCACGATGGCCATATCCCGGCTTTCGCAACCGTCACCGACGCCAAAACCCATGAAAGCCGCATAGCTCAGGCTATGGAGTTGCCCAGGGGCTCCATCGTGGTCTTTGACAAGGGCTTCATCAGCTATCCCTGGTTTCGGATCCTCGGGGCAAAGGGCGTCTTTTTTGTGACCCGGCTCAAGCGCAACGCCGTTTTCAAACTCCTGGAGCGCCGCCTCGTGAATCGCAAGACCGGCGTTACTTCCGATCACATCATTGAAGTCTCCAGCCGGGGAAAATCCTTACGCTTGCGCCGTATCGGCTATCGTGACCAGGAAACCGGGAAACACTACGAATTTTTGACCAACCATTTCCGGCTTTCGGCGAAAACCATCGCCGACATCTATAAAGACCGCTGGCAAATCGAGCTCTTCTTCAAGGAAATCAAACAAAATTTGCGCATAAAGACCTTCGTCGGCAACTCGGAAAACGCTGTCCTGATCCAGATTTACACGGCCCTGACGGTTTACCTGCTCCTCGCGTACCAGAAATTCCTCAGCCGTCTCGGACTCTCCGTACAGCAACTCTTCCAGCTCATTCAACTCAACCTGCTCGGCGAGGCATCCTTGGATGAACTCCTGAATCCCAGACGACGAAAATTCGATAATTCATATAACTTCACACTGTTAGATTACATCGCTTAG
- a CDS encoding DNA adenine methylase, whose translation MGYLGSKQASGAYQAIISQMPPHDVYVETHLGGGAVMRLKPPAARSIGVDLDQAALDSFSCPYPVKLVCADAHRFIDEIDYARSGRVLLYVDPPYLHSTRRGKSRYRYEYTDADHVELIRKLQSVPAYVILSGYPSSLYDSLLSDWRTVEFQSMTRGGVRTEKLWMNFDSGFVHWHSYAGRNFTDRQRIKRKASRWAAKFQQLPPAERLAILDALLSVRD comes from the coding sequence ATGGGGTACCTTGGGTCAAAACAGGCATCCGGAGCATATCAGGCAATTATCAGCCAGATGCCGCCGCACGATGTCTATGTCGAAACCCATTTGGGTGGTGGGGCTGTGATGCGTTTGAAGCCACCCGCTGCACGGTCTATTGGCGTCGATCTTGACCAGGCTGCTCTTGACTCGTTTTCCTGCCCATATCCGGTAAAGCTGGTCTGCGCTGATGCCCACAGGTTCATAGATGAGATTGATTATGCAAGATCTGGCCGTGTACTGTTGTACGTCGATCCGCCCTATTTGCACTCCACAAGACGAGGAAAATCCAGGTATCGGTACGAATACACGGACGCGGACCATGTTGAGCTTATCCGGAAACTCCAGTCTGTTCCGGCGTATGTGATTCTTTCCGGGTATCCTTCGTCTCTGTATGATTCCTTGCTTTCCGACTGGCGTACAGTCGAATTTCAATCAATGACCAGAGGCGGAGTCCGTACCGAGAAACTCTGGATGAATTTTGATTCCGGCTTTGTGCATTGGCATTCATACGCTGGCAGGAATTTCACCGATCGCCAGCGGATTAAGCGTAAGGCATCCCGCTGGGCCGCAAAATTTCAACAGCTTCCTCCGGCTGAACGATTGGCTATACTGGACGCCCTGCTGTCCGTCCGGGATTGA
- a CDS encoding TrbM/KikA/MpfK family conjugal transfer protein: protein MKNVITNTLVIAVILLAIVAVSLAGTENGTEEKNATREWILKHLEGVPLPSTVDKEALIREMAAALENMDLQAQMNALESRGRHIKRDFMDENATNQTHWIQQQLESSGAVLPPGMSQEQLQGHIAGLGAGGDMLTGDEKLACEAILCLSSSTRPSECNPSLERYFGIRKLKWSDTVRARANFLDLCPLDEMDGNTKSTWLRALARGAGVCSAADLNARGRWVEITRRVPRSQCPCMLVKEYDYKYLKPIEGDTWTITCRYETGDKPWEDWCVLEIRYWEVNETPPDYCEAYWGHDYIFIDRPRLIRGSEPWHTKWVD, encoded by the coding sequence ATGAAAAACGTCATCACCAATACTCTTGTTATTGCTGTCATACTATTGGCCATTGTTGCCGTGTCATTGGCCGGAACCGAGAACGGGACGGAAGAAAAAAATGCCACCAGGGAGTGGATACTCAAACATCTGGAAGGCGTCCCATTGCCTTCGACGGTGGATAAAGAAGCCTTGATCCGGGAAATGGCCGCCGCTCTGGAAAATATGGACCTTCAGGCTCAGATGAACGCCTTGGAGTCCAGAGGCAGGCACATCAAAAGGGATTTCATGGATGAAAACGCCACGAACCAGACTCATTGGATTCAGCAGCAACTGGAGTCCTCCGGGGCGGTGCTGCCTCCGGGCATGAGCCAGGAGCAGCTACAGGGACATATTGCGGGCCTGGGCGCTGGCGGTGATATGCTGACCGGTGACGAAAAACTGGCCTGCGAGGCTATCCTTTGCCTGTCCAGTTCCACTCGGCCGTCGGAATGCAATCCGTCACTGGAGCGCTATTTTGGCATCCGCAAACTTAAGTGGTCGGATACGGTCCGGGCACGGGCCAATTTTCTGGATCTTTGCCCACTGGATGAGATGGACGGCAACACGAAATCCACTTGGTTGCGGGCGCTGGCCAGAGGTGCTGGCGTATGCTCGGCGGCAGACCTGAACGCCCGTGGCCGCTGGGTGGAAATAACCCGGCGCGTGCCAAGGTCACAGTGCCCGTGCATGCTCGTGAAGGAGTATGATTACAAATATCTGAAGCCGATCGAGGGCGACACCTGGACGATCACGTGCCGCTACGAAACCGGGGATAAGCCTTGGGAGGACTGGTGTGTGCTGGAAATCCGCTACTGGGAAGTGAACGAAACGCCTCCGGACTACTGCGAGGCGTACTGGGGACATGATTATATTTTCATCGACCGGCCGCGTCTGATCCGTGGCAGCGAGCCGTGGCATACCAAGTGGGTGGACTGA
- the trbJ gene encoding P-type conjugative transfer protein TrbJ: MKAVRSSICVFVLCFSLIFPASIVRAGGIPVIDVAAIAQAIMQYMKQIEDLAEQVRHYQMLVKQYEDMAMNSAQPALYIWSQVENTMEDITNLQAELDRYSKMGSAAWLQHLKNYGNLNGYRGHKFWTTGSQEDFRDLLEEEVVWSNTQHEANLGLAAVLGDQKASLDASADRLRKLQSAAAAAKGRLQAIQYTNQLLAQQANQLLEMRAMMAAQAAAENARAMAVVAKEARERAAWEKLTESRYVKSPEQPMIDF, from the coding sequence ATGAAAGCTGTCAGGTCATCTATTTGTGTTTTTGTTTTGTGCTTTTCTCTGATTTTTCCGGCAAGTATTGTCCGGGCAGGAGGAATCCCTGTCATTGACGTTGCGGCAATCGCCCAGGCGATCATGCAGTATATGAAACAGATTGAAGACTTGGCGGAGCAGGTACGGCATTATCAGATGCTCGTAAAACAATATGAAGACATGGCGATGAACAGCGCTCAGCCAGCACTGTATATATGGTCCCAAGTAGAAAACACAATGGAAGACATTACAAATCTTCAGGCTGAATTAGACAGATACTCGAAAATGGGCAGCGCCGCATGGCTCCAGCATCTTAAAAACTATGGAAATCTGAACGGGTACAGAGGGCATAAATTCTGGACCACAGGCAGTCAGGAAGATTTCAGAGACTTGCTGGAAGAGGAAGTGGTCTGGTCGAACACTCAACACGAAGCCAATCTGGGATTGGCCGCCGTGCTGGGTGACCAGAAGGCGTCTCTGGATGCGTCAGCAGACAGACTCCGCAAACTGCAAAGCGCAGCCGCAGCCGCGAAGGGACGCTTGCAGGCCATCCAGTACACCAATCAGCTACTGGCCCAGCAGGCCAATCAGTTGCTGGAAATGCGGGCGATGATGGCCGCCCAGGCAGCGGCAGAAAATGCCCGCGCTATGGCTGTTGTGGCCAAGGAAGCGCGGGAACGGGCGGCATGGGAGAAATTGACAGAATCGCGGTATGTCAAGTCGCCGGAACAGCCAATGATAGATTTCTGA
- a CDS encoding VirB8/TrbF family protein produces MNLFKKKNNQAEAESPYLNARRVWNAHEGELLVSRKLWQIVALLALIIALSAVSGLIYIGQQPKFIPYIVEVDKLGEAVGVGIAARAPVIDDRVLRAMLASFVADARMVTPDVAVQRKAVFRVYALLNQGDPAFLKMNEHMNGDDERNPFKRAAKEMVSVQIVSVLPQSAETWLVDWVEEIRDRQGAFLRRDNMRALLNIYIAPSSPKTTEEQILRNPLGLFVKDYSWTRKM; encoded by the coding sequence ATGAACCTGTTCAAAAAGAAAAATAATCAGGCGGAGGCGGAATCTCCGTACCTGAACGCGCGGCGGGTCTGGAACGCCCATGAAGGGGAGCTGCTGGTCTCGCGCAAGCTCTGGCAGATCGTTGCCCTGTTGGCTCTGATTATCGCCCTGAGCGCTGTCTCCGGACTGATTTACATCGGCCAGCAGCCTAAATTCATTCCTTACATCGTGGAAGTAGACAAACTCGGTGAGGCCGTGGGTGTCGGCATCGCGGCCAGAGCGCCGGTGATTGATGACCGCGTTCTGAGGGCCATGCTGGCGTCTTTCGTTGCGGATGCCCGCATGGTCACGCCGGATGTGGCAGTCCAGCGCAAGGCAGTGTTCCGCGTCTATGCCCTGTTGAACCAGGGCGATCCGGCTTTCCTCAAAATGAATGAACACATGAACGGAGATGATGAGCGCAACCCGTTCAAGCGGGCCGCCAAGGAAATGGTCTCTGTCCAGATCGTGTCTGTGCTGCCGCAATCAGCAGAGACTTGGCTGGTGGACTGGGTGGAAGAGATTCGGGACAGGCAGGGAGCCTTCCTGCGCCGCGACAATATGCGTGCGCTGCTCAATATCTATATCGCTCCGTCGTCTCCCAAAACGACAGAGGAGCAGATTTTACGGAACCCGCTGGGCCTCTTTGTCAAAGACTACAGCTGGACTCGAAAAATGTAG
- a CDS encoding conjugal transfer protein TrbE (type IV secretion system ATPase VirB4 family) encodes MNDLLLILPAGVAVLVLVLILIASDGLGLRKIKAKSLRQYKSKGPGVADLLNYAAVIEDGIIVCKSGAFMASWLYSGDDLANATEEECDQIAGILNTALTALGSGWMIHVDAIRRAAPSYIGKGLSHFPDRVSAAIDEERRRYFEGLDTMYEGFYVLTVTWYPPLLVQQKFVDLMFDDESGQITPEGYHSKLLEQFRRDISTLESRLSSVFHLQRLRGQEHISEDGQLLIYDDFLAYLQFCVTGISQPMQLPPFPVHLDAVLGGQELFGGVVPRIGRKLIQTVSIDGFPLESCPGILTALTNLDVAYRWSNRFIFLDQHEAIGAINKYHRKWRQKQRGIIDVVLRTNKPPDQDAMEMTVDAEAAMTEVKGGLISAGYYTSTVVLMDEDREVLDDAAQKVQKLLFNLGFAARIETINTMEAWMGSLPGHGEENVRRPLINTLNLAHLLPTSSIWTGDDYCPCPMYPPDSPALLYGVAAGRTPFRLNLHVRDLGHTIILGPTGSGKSTALATLAAQFRRYKGMTIFAFDKGMSLYPLTSACGGRHFIVETGSGLNFCPLQFLATPEDIAWAQDWIESVLGVNGVSVDPAQRNEIQSALKSMAMTGGQTLTDFVAAVQDERIRQALKPYTIEGAMGELLDAAQDGLTVSTEEAAFFTFEVSTLLGMGEKWVLPVLLYLFRRIERSLKGQPAIIILDEAWILLGHPVFKDKVREWFKVLRKNNCALIMATQSISDALNSGIFDVIMESTASKIYLPNAQARTEETAATYRKMGLNKQQIEIIAGAIPKSDYYFVSERGARLFSFALGPLTLAITGASDADTVQHIQALARKHGPAWVDRYLADKGLSLEEFA; translated from the coding sequence GTGAATGACCTTTTGTTGATCCTGCCCGCTGGCGTTGCCGTGCTTGTGCTGGTCCTGATCCTGATTGCATCGGACGGCCTGGGATTGCGCAAGATAAAAGCAAAGTCACTGCGGCAGTACAAATCCAAGGGACCGGGAGTCGCGGACCTGCTTAACTATGCCGCGGTCATCGAGGACGGCATAATAGTCTGCAAAAGTGGCGCATTCATGGCATCCTGGCTGTATTCCGGCGACGATCTGGCCAACGCCACGGAAGAGGAATGCGACCAGATAGCGGGTATCCTGAACACCGCCCTGACCGCTCTGGGCAGCGGATGGATGATCCACGTAGACGCCATCCGCCGCGCCGCGCCGAGCTATATCGGCAAAGGTCTGTCACACTTTCCGGACCGGGTAAGCGCGGCCATCGACGAGGAGCGCCGCAGATACTTTGAGGGTCTGGATACCATGTACGAAGGTTTCTACGTCTTGACCGTGACCTGGTATCCTCCATTGTTGGTCCAGCAGAAATTTGTGGACCTGATGTTTGACGACGAATCCGGCCAGATCACACCGGAGGGATATCACAGCAAGCTGCTGGAGCAGTTCCGCCGGGACATTTCGACGCTGGAATCACGGCTCTCCTCTGTTTTCCATCTGCAACGCCTGCGCGGACAGGAACATATATCTGAAGACGGCCAGCTTCTCATTTATGATGACTTTCTCGCCTACCTCCAGTTCTGCGTCACAGGCATTTCACAACCCATGCAACTGCCGCCTTTCCCCGTCCATCTGGACGCGGTGCTGGGCGGGCAGGAACTGTTTGGCGGCGTCGTGCCCCGGATCGGGCGCAAACTCATCCAGACGGTCTCCATTGACGGATTCCCGCTGGAATCCTGCCCCGGCATCCTGACGGCGCTTACCAATCTGGATGTGGCCTACCGCTGGTCCAACCGCTTCATCTTCCTCGACCAGCATGAGGCTATCGGCGCTATCAATAAATATCACCGCAAATGGCGGCAGAAACAGCGAGGCATCATTGACGTGGTGCTGCGCACGAACAAGCCGCCGGATCAGGATGCTATGGAGATGACCGTGGACGCTGAAGCGGCCATGACCGAGGTCAAGGGCGGCCTGATTTCCGCCGGGTATTATACCAGCACGGTAGTGCTCATGGACGAAGACCGGGAAGTTCTGGATGACGCCGCGCAAAAAGTTCAGAAACTGCTTTTTAATCTGGGCTTCGCGGCACGCATCGAGACCATCAACACGATGGAGGCTTGGATGGGCTCGCTGCCGGGGCACGGGGAAGAAAACGTGCGCCGTCCGCTCATCAACACCCTGAATCTCGCCCACCTGCTGCCCACATCGAGCATCTGGACCGGGGACGATTACTGCCCCTGCCCGATGTATCCTCCGGACTCGCCCGCTCTTCTTTATGGCGTTGCGGCCGGCCGGACACCTTTTCGGCTGAATCTGCATGTCCGGGACCTGGGGCACACCATTATTCTCGGTCCCACCGGGTCGGGCAAATCCACGGCGCTGGCCACTCTGGCCGCGCAGTTCCGCCGGTACAAGGGCATGACCATCTTTGCCTTTGACAAAGGCATGAGCCTGTACCCGCTGACTTCTGCCTGCGGAGGCCGTCATTTTATCGTGGAAACTGGTAGCGGCCTCAATTTCTGCCCGCTTCAGTTCCTGGCTACGCCGGAAGACATTGCCTGGGCGCAGGACTGGATCGAGAGCGTCCTGGGCGTCAATGGTGTGTCCGTTGACCCGGCTCAACGCAATGAAATCCAGTCAGCACTTAAGAGCATGGCCATGACCGGCGGCCAGACGCTGACGGACTTTGTGGCGGCCGTGCAGGATGAGCGGATAAGACAGGCGCTCAAGCCCTACACAATCGAAGGTGCAATGGGTGAGCTGCTGGATGCAGCTCAAGACGGCCTGACTGTATCCACAGAAGAAGCCGCGTTTTTTACGTTCGAGGTTTCGACCTTGCTTGGCATGGGTGAAAAGTGGGTGCTCCCGGTGCTGCTGTATCTGTTCCGCCGCATCGAGCGCAGTCTGAAGGGCCAGCCCGCCATCATCATTCTGGATGAAGCCTGGATTCTGCTTGGGCATCCGGTTTTCAAGGACAAGGTGCGGGAATGGTTCAAGGTGCTGCGTAAAAACAACTGCGCCCTGATCATGGCCACTCAAAGCATTTCCGACGCCCTGAACTCCGGCATCTTCGACGTGATTATGGAGTCCACAGCCAGCAAGATTTATCTGCCGAACGCTCAGGCACGCACAGAAGAAACTGCTGCTACGTACCGCAAGATGGGCCTGAACAAGCAACAGATCGAAATCATCGCAGGGGCCATCCCAAAATCAGACTACTATTTTGTATCCGAGCGCGGAGCCAGGCTTTTTTCCTTCGCCCTCGGTCCGCTGACGCTGGCGATTACCGGGGCTTCAGACGCAGACACCGTGCAGCACATCCAGGCTCTTGCCCGCAAGCATGGCCCTGCCTGGGTTGATCGCTATCTCGCAGACAAGGGCTTGAGCTTGGAGGAATTTGCATGA
- a CDS encoding lytic transglycosylase domain-containing protein, which yields MIVAIPSTAGHAVIFFLLSLSSVAQAAEVDLFAAPCEKYKVSSRLARAIAKTESNLHPWAVNVAGRAYYPDSAEAALRIIADAKEKGLSHDIGLMQINSRWLTQLGISPETALVPANNVTLGVYILALEIRRHGYNWKAVGAYHSPTPARQMAYARKVNTIYQQYRRLTVARY from the coding sequence ATGATCGTCGCAATCCCCTCTACAGCGGGTCATGCAGTGATATTTTTTCTTCTGTCGTTATCCTCCGTCGCGCAGGCGGCGGAAGTGGACCTGTTCGCCGCACCCTGCGAAAAATACAAGGTGTCCTCCAGGCTCGCGCGAGCCATCGCCAAGACAGAAAGCAATCTGCATCCCTGGGCCGTGAACGTGGCTGGCCGCGCTTACTATCCGGACAGCGCCGAAGCGGCGCTGCGGATCATTGCTGACGCCAAAGAGAAGGGCCTCTCTCATGACATCGGCCTGATGCAGATCAACAGCCGGTGGCTGACACAACTTGGCATCAGCCCGGAAACCGCCCTGGTTCCGGCCAACAATGTGACCCTGGGCGTCTATATCCTGGCTCTCGAAATAAGACGGCATGGCTACAACTGGAAAGCCGTGGGCGCGTATCACTCGCCCACTCCCGCCAGACAGATGGCCTATGCCCGCAAAGTCAACACAATTTACCAGCAATACCGCCGCCTGACCGTGGCCCGATATTGA
- the trbL gene encoding P-type conjugative transfer protein TrbL, with translation MDRISKTIPIFLFIIFLLLISVDAFAELTNDSILESVVVKYKSAAEGWKDYMMDRARWLFFVLGIISMIWTFGQLLFHRSSLAEYAGELIRFCIFFGFYLWLLENGPKFAGDIINSFTAIGAGASKQNITGLSSVVDVGFEVFEKARQGMSYSNPTGSLGLLLIGAGVLIIISLIAVNMLILYCSGWILCYAGIIYLGLGGCKWTSDMAINYFKTVLGVAASLMTTILLIGIAKGILMDQVSKISTEANLTEFAVILVSAITLLFLTNKVPAMVSGIITGASIGAASGAAAFGGGFVGAAVGSSFSNVAGGASSFATGLAATGAVAAGGYAKSAAQSVFGKLAGSGGKSQGLDTSKIGGKPTGSTPV, from the coding sequence ATGGACAGAATAAGTAAAACCATACCGATATTTCTTTTCATAATTTTCCTCCTTTTGATTTCTGTGGATGCTTTTGCAGAACTTACAAATGACAGCATTCTTGAATCCGTTGTGGTAAAGTATAAAAGCGCTGCCGAGGGATGGAAGGACTACATGATGGATCGTGCACGGTGGCTCTTCTTTGTACTTGGTATTATTAGCATGATATGGACGTTTGGGCAACTACTATTTCATCGGTCGTCACTTGCAGAGTATGCCGGAGAACTGATCAGGTTTTGCATATTTTTTGGATTTTACTTATGGTTACTTGAAAATGGGCCAAAGTTTGCTGGAGATATTATTAATTCATTCACTGCTATCGGCGCCGGTGCAAGCAAGCAGAACATAACTGGACTCTCAAGCGTCGTTGATGTTGGATTTGAAGTATTTGAAAAAGCACGACAGGGTATGTCATATAGCAATCCAACAGGGAGCCTTGGTCTTTTGCTTATCGGTGCTGGTGTTCTGATTATAATATCTTTGATAGCAGTAAATATGCTTATACTTTATTGTTCCGGATGGATACTTTGCTATGCTGGGATCATATATCTCGGTCTGGGTGGGTGCAAATGGACATCTGATATGGCCATAAATTACTTCAAGACTGTTCTTGGTGTTGCCGCGAGCTTGATGACCACAATCCTGCTCATTGGCATTGCCAAAGGCATTTTAATGGACCAAGTGAGTAAAATCTCTACTGAGGCAAATTTGACGGAATTTGCCGTCATCCTTGTCTCCGCTATCACCCTTTTGTTCCTCACCAACAAAGTCCCGGCAATGGTATCTGGTATCATCACCGGCGCAAGTATCGGCGCTGCCAGTGGTGCTGCCGCCTTTGGTGGCGGTTTTGTCGGTGCGGCTGTCGGCTCCTCGTTTTCTAACGTCGCCGGGGGAGCGTCCAGCTTTGCCACAGGGCTGGCGGCTACGGGGGCCGTTGCCGCCGGTGGCTATGCCAAGAGTGCCGCTCAATCCGTTTTTGGCAAATTGGCTGGCAGCGGAGGCAAATCCCAAGGTCTCGATACCAGCAAAATTGGCGGCAAACCAACGGGTTCAACTCCTGTTTAA
- the trbG gene encoding P-type conjugative transfer protein TrbG — protein MKRIIFAALLLAISAPALAAPPELPPLDIEETFFSPETGGKTITLSKDERDSLALIQKWKSGQSVAPTQATDGTMRYLFGAQYPSIVCAVMQITDVELETGEAIQSIHLGDTARWSVEPAVTGSGAGEIQHLVIKPLDTGLKTSLLVTTDRRTYHLQLKSHRTDYMPRVTFIYPNAVLGKFQAMREQAQNKRQERVLPESGEYLGDLDFDYEIDGKDPRPVRVYNDGRKTIIQMPASMEHGEAPTLLILDGKEEVLANYRLQGDRYIVDTVFDSAKLIAGVGKKQKKVVITRVNRSK, from the coding sequence ATGAAACGCATTATCTTTGCCGCCCTGCTGCTTGCCATTTCCGCCCCGGCTTTGGCTGCTCCGCCCGAGTTGCCGCCTCTCGACATCGAGGAGACGTTTTTTTCGCCGGAGACCGGCGGAAAAACCATAACGCTGTCAAAAGACGAGCGAGATTCTCTGGCCCTGATCCAGAAATGGAAGTCCGGACAGAGCGTGGCCCCGACGCAGGCCACGGACGGGACCATGCGCTATCTGTTCGGCGCACAGTATCCGTCTATTGTTTGCGCGGTAATGCAGATCACAGACGTTGAATTGGAAACCGGCGAAGCCATCCAGTCCATTCATCTCGGCGACACGGCCCGCTGGTCCGTGGAACCAGCGGTCACAGGCTCCGGGGCCGGAGAAATCCAGCACCTTGTAATCAAACCGCTGGATACCGGCCTGAAAACTTCTCTTTTGGTTACGACTGACCGCCGTACCTACCATCTTCAGCTAAAGAGTCACCGCACGGATTACATGCCCCGCGTGACCTTCATCTATCCCAATGCGGTTCTGGGCAAATTTCAGGCGATGCGTGAACAGGCGCAGAACAAGCGCCAGGAACGTGTCCTGCCGGAGTCCGGCGAGTACCTGGGCGACCTTGATTTTGACTACGAGATTGACGGGAAAGATCCCCGCCCGGTGCGCGTGTACAATGACGGCCGTAAAACCATCATCCAGATGCCCGCCAGCATGGAGCACGGCGAGGCCCCTACTCTGCTCATTTTGGACGGCAAGGAAGAGGTCCTCGCCAACTACCGCCTCCAAGGCGACCGCTACATTGTGGACACGGTGTTTGACTCGGCCAAGCTTATCGCGGGCGTAGGCAAAAAGCAGAAAAAGGTGGTCATTACCCGCGTAAACAGGAGCAAGTGA